A DNA window from Staphylococcus warneri contains the following coding sequences:
- a CDS encoding patatin-like phospholipase family protein yields the protein MKNERALVLGGGGITGIAWESGVLAALIENGMNISQIGKIFGTSAGAFVGAVLSNNQDMKAYYHYLNENKDPNEQTKLKKEVYEMWRQAYIQGGNNQENIGRLLGEMIDQVQPVISMKERKKAIAKRLNGSKWTSQLVITAINARTGQLETINQQIGMDLIDSVAASGAVPGLWPHVTMNGKEYIDGGMVSSTNACLAKDFKQILIIAPLTQKIGKLPNVFDDEITLSNTSDVYTITPDEFSKSIIGDNIYDASVIIEVGNAGYEQGKRIAKEIKALMPEWLS from the coding sequence ATGAAGAATGAACGCGCACTTGTTTTAGGTGGTGGCGGAATTACAGGCATCGCATGGGAGTCAGGTGTATTAGCAGCACTTATTGAAAATGGCATGAACATAAGTCAAATTGGCAAAATTTTTGGGACTTCTGCAGGAGCCTTTGTTGGCGCAGTATTATCAAATAATCAAGACATGAAAGCATATTACCACTATCTGAATGAAAATAAGGACCCTAATGAGCAGACTAAGCTAAAAAAAGAAGTTTATGAGATGTGGAGACAGGCTTATATTCAGGGTGGAAATAACCAAGAAAATATTGGACGATTACTTGGAGAGATGATCGACCAAGTTCAACCTGTTATTTCAATGAAGGAAAGAAAAAAGGCGATAGCTAAAAGATTAAACGGTTCAAAATGGACGTCGCAATTAGTGATAACGGCTATCAATGCTCGGACTGGACAATTGGAAACGATTAATCAACAAATTGGAATGGATTTGATCGATTCTGTAGCAGCAAGTGGAGCAGTTCCAGGATTATGGCCTCATGTGACGATGAATGGAAAAGAGTATATTGATGGGGGAATGGTTTCATCAACAAATGCATGTTTAGCTAAAGATTTTAAGCAAATTTTGATTATCGCCCCGTTAACACAGAAAATAGGGAAATTACCTAATGTGTTTGATGATGAAATAACTTTATCCAACACAAGTGATGTCTATACTATCACTCCAGATGAATTTAGCAAAAGCATAATAGGTGATAATATTTATGATGCGAGTGTTATTATTGAGGTTGGTAATGCTGGATATGAACAAGGAAAGCGTATCGCTAAGGAAATCAAAGCACTTATGCCAGAATGGTTGTCTTAG
- a CDS encoding Bax inhibitor-1 family protein, which yields MSHATQHTNETKDKHRSHAYAKVWLFFMYYWIIFGIGCYFGQFLPMEWRRPLSLALMVLVLITLVFQRARKYGLVISHIYAIILGLLSYAMFTSYLQNLGPEVFYKNIILAIGAFIAFGIVGFFLINDASSMGRYLFVTLLALIIASIIGIFIHNPIFHTIITVVSLLLFLLYTLYDFNRMKRGQFSPREMGFNLFINLLNIIKDILRLANRFR from the coding sequence ATGTCACATGCTACACAACATACAAATGAAACAAAAGATAAACATCGTTCACATGCTTATGCTAAAGTTTGGCTATTCTTCATGTATTATTGGATTATTTTTGGGATTGGGTGTTATTTTGGTCAATTTTTACCAATGGAATGGAGAAGACCTTTATCTCTTGCATTAATGGTCTTAGTATTAATTACCTTAGTATTTCAACGTGCACGTAAGTATGGCTTAGTTATTTCACATATTTATGCCATTATATTGGGTCTTTTGTCATATGCTATGTTTACTAGCTATTTACAAAATTTAGGACCGGAAGTTTTTTATAAGAATATTATACTAGCCATTGGTGCTTTTATTGCTTTTGGTATTGTAGGATTCTTTTTAATCAACGATGCATCAAGTATGGGAAGATATTTATTCGTTACTTTATTAGCATTAATTATTGCAAGTATTATTGGAATATTTATCCATAACCCTATTTTCCATACTATTATTACAGTCGTAAGCTTATTATTATTCTTGTTATATACGCTTTATGATTTTAATAGGATGAAGCGAGGGCAATTTTCTCCAAGAGAAATGGGCTTTAATCTATTTATCAATCTGTTAAACATCATTAAAGATATACTTCGATTGGCAAATCGATTTAGATAA
- a CDS encoding DUF47 domain-containing protein: MFSKKKDKFMVQLEEMVFNLDRAAIEFGKMDFNTHLDLKAYSDNIKTYESHGDELMHQVITDLNQTFITPIEREDILSLCNAIDDVLDAMEETSAMFEMYSIEYTDEYMAEFVENIQKAVAEMKLAVGLLVDKKLSHMRIHSINIKEFETNCDGILRQSMKHIFNSETDPITLIKIKDIYQSMEEIADKCQTVANNFETIIMKNS, encoded by the coding sequence ATGTTTAGTAAGAAAAAAGATAAGTTCATGGTTCAGTTAGAAGAAATGGTTTTTAATCTTGATCGTGCAGCAATTGAGTTCGGTAAAATGGATTTCAATACACACTTAGATTTAAAAGCATATTCTGATAATATCAAAACTTATGAATCTCATGGTGATGAATTAATGCATCAAGTGATTACTGATTTAAATCAGACTTTTATCACACCAATTGAACGTGAAGATATCTTATCTTTATGTAATGCAATTGATGATGTATTAGATGCTATGGAAGAAACGTCAGCAATGTTTGAAATGTATTCTATCGAATATACAGACGAATACATGGCTGAATTTGTTGAAAATATTCAAAAGGCAGTTGCAGAAATGAAACTAGCTGTAGGTTTATTAGTAGATAAAAAATTATCTCACATGCGTATTCACTCAATTAATATTAAAGAGTTTGAAACGAACTGTGACGGTATTTTAAGACAATCTATGAAACATATCTTCAACAGTGAAACAGATCCAATCACATTAATTAAAATAAAAGATATTTATCAAAGCATGGAAGAAATTGCAGATAAATGCCAAACAGTCGCAAATAATTTTGAAACTATAATCATGAAAAATAGCTAA
- a CDS encoding sugar efflux transporter, with product MLMFKELLYIKNYKLFVVNMLLLGMGIAVTVPYLVLFATKDLGMTTKQYGLLLALAAISQFTVNSIIARFSDTHNINRKFLIITALFMGAISFSIYFFVKDILLFIILYALFQGLFAPAMPQLYASARESINVSSSRENAKFANTVLRSMFSLGFLFGPFIGSQLIELNGYSGLFGGTVSIILFTLILQVFFYQNLNVKQPISQQQHVEKVAPNMFKDKTLLIPFLAFILLHIGQWMYTMNMPLFVTDYLHEKEGHVGYLASLCAGLEVPFMVILGILSRKLPTRTLLIYGGIFGGAFYFSISLFKNFYMMLLGQLFLAFFLAILLGIGISYFQDILPDFPGYASTLFANAMVIGQLCGNLLGGMMSGWVGLENVFYVSAGSLFLGIILIFLTKDQKITKLDVE from the coding sequence ATTCTTATGTTTAAAGAATTGTTATATATCAAAAATTACAAGTTATTTGTTGTGAATATGTTGCTATTAGGTATGGGTATTGCAGTAACGGTACCCTACCTTGTTTTATTTGCAACGAAAGATTTAGGCATGACGACGAAACAATATGGCCTATTATTAGCTTTAGCAGCTATCAGTCAATTCACAGTTAATTCAATTATTGCTAGGTTTTCTGATACACATAATATTAATAGAAAATTTTTAATTATAACGGCGCTGTTTATGGGTGCGATTAGTTTTTCTATTTATTTTTTTGTGAAAGACATTTTATTATTTATTATCCTTTACGCCCTTTTTCAAGGATTGTTTGCGCCTGCAATGCCTCAACTTTATGCATCCGCTAGAGAATCGATTAATGTTTCAAGCTCTCGTGAAAATGCCAAATTTGCCAATACAGTTTTAAGATCAATGTTCTCGCTAGGTTTTTTATTTGGGCCATTTATCGGTTCGCAATTGATTGAACTGAATGGTTATTCGGGATTATTTGGTGGAACGGTTTCAATTATTTTATTTACTCTGATATTACAAGTCTTCTTCTATCAAAATTTAAATGTGAAGCAACCCATTTCACAACAACAACATGTTGAAAAGGTAGCGCCTAATATGTTTAAGGATAAGACGTTACTTATTCCATTTTTAGCGTTTATCTTATTACATATTGGACAATGGATGTACACAATGAATATGCCATTATTTGTTACAGATTATCTTCATGAAAAGGAAGGCCATGTAGGCTATTTAGCAAGTTTATGTGCTGGATTAGAAGTACCATTCATGGTGATTTTAGGTATCTTATCTAGGAAATTACCAACACGAACTTTACTTATCTACGGTGGTATATTTGGCGGGGCATTTTACTTTAGTATTAGCTTATTTAAAAATTTCTATATGATGTTACTCGGTCAATTATTTTTAGCCTTTTTCTTAGCAATATTATTAGGGATAGGTATTAGTTATTTCCAAGATATATTACCTGATTTCCCGGGTTATGCATCAACATTATTTGCCAATGCAATGGTAATTGGTCAACTATGTGGTAATTTATTAGGTGGAATGATGAGTGGATGGGTTGGTTTGGAAAATGTATTCTATGTTTCAGCTGGCTCATTGTTTTTAGGAATTATATTAATTTTCTTAACCAAAGATCAAAAAATTACAAAATTAGATGTGGAGTAG
- a CDS encoding LysM peptidoglycan-binding domain-containing protein: protein MKKLAFAVTAASGAAAALSHHDAEASTQHKVQSGESLWTIAQKYNTSVDSIKQNNNLDNNMVFPGQVITVGGSASQSSSSNTSSQSGSPSTHTVQSGESLNIIANKYGVSVNELMSANNLNGYLITPNQTLKIPNGGSGAGAGAGSGGATATQGNTSTQSPSFNHQNLYTEGQCTWYVFDRRAQAGKPISTYWSDAKYWATGAANDGYQVDHSPEVGAIMQSVPGPYGHVAYVERVNGDGSILISEMNYTNGPYNTNYRTIPASEVSSYAFIH from the coding sequence TTGAAAAAGTTAGCCTTTGCAGTAACTGCCGCTTCTGGCGCAGCCGCAGCACTTTCTCATCACGATGCCGAAGCTTCTACTCAACATAAAGTTCAGTCAGGTGAATCATTATGGACTATCGCTCAGAAATATAATACGTCAGTAGATAGTATTAAACAAAATAATAATCTAGATAATAATATGGTATTCCCTGGACAAGTCATTACAGTAGGTGGAAGTGCTTCTCAAAGCTCAAGTTCAAACACTTCTTCACAATCAGGATCACCTTCAACACATACTGTACAATCAGGTGAGTCATTAAATATTATTGCAAATAAATACGGTGTATCAGTTAACGAGTTAATGTCAGCAAATAATTTAAACGGTTATTTAATCACACCAAACCAAACTTTAAAAATTCCTAACGGCGGTTCTGGTGCAGGCGCAGGCGCTGGTTCTGGTGGTGCAACAGCTACACAAGGTAATACAAGCACACAATCACCATCATTTAACCATCAAAATTTATATACTGAAGGACAATGTACATGGTACGTATTTGACCGTCGTGCTCAAGCTGGTAAACCAATTAGCACATATTGGTCAGATGCTAAATATTGGGCTACTGGTGCTGCGAATGACGGTTACCAAGTAGACCATTCACCTGAAGTAGGTGCAATTATGCAAAGTGTCCCAGGTCCTTATGGTCACGTTGCATACGTTGAACGTGTTAATGGCGACGGAAGTATCTTAATTTCAGAAATGAACTATACTAATGGACCTTACAACACAAACTACAGAACAATTCCAGCTTCTGAAGTGTCAAGTTACGCATTCATCCACTAA
- a CDS encoding helix-turn-helix domain-containing protein yields MPNSYLRILSNVEYPTTRCQDGIILFWPLESDMHVQKFRKQMTINNDIYIINNADVFSVDTKGRMIMLYLTSDWFTEQGFSFFEFQYTSNLIKSSNLLKDLILQLALKRINHDNQEMLDQLTREIVQIIGTEAVVDKDIAVNQYNYTYYNDLKEELEYIDNHIETRLTLKDISTDLFISKSNISSQFHQLIGMGFKRYVDTLKINKSIEMLLTTNDTISHISDALGFSNMSTFSKMFKGYLGVTPNDYRKLSKYDKNVMFKVNIEADEDIEAFKTYVENLVEQHNIEKYEDIQLDVGTANKVKPFHSIIQIQTIEEIRYLFLYDKFEKYDFSRTDVIFYIVPTLTEICDVMTYDDKRKIAEVIIERGLRVAFNIDNYRVIDHLGICFNDAVLKLKNAMKSIPHQYEVISVFSLDEKEIREVYRDIIKFQDLHINHVIGLDITCLLDDPVLLKSIESQIKRLKFEYLFIDNAKLKTSYLIDENEHLLLKNEIQLKNLKAILNEIDFVKEKMILLNVENHQLINDKDNDLSNSAPLIIETISALRETFAGLGFNLYDHTQLFNTLHLFDKNGFKTTFGLIFNELTWLFNQEYVDASYYKKVELEDRYVLCLFDWRIIENEATNENYEDSHVYVSFDQTPPNKSYFIFIGKINSYSGNLNHLIAKDLRNKYDWTSEFLDTIDYYFKPMVEVIEHDFTEKSLDINLSYNSFYMITIFKNESKIKRAWHNSI; encoded by the coding sequence ATGCCGAATTCGTATTTGCGTATACTATCTAATGTTGAATATCCAACAACTAGGTGCCAAGATGGTATCATCTTATTTTGGCCATTAGAGAGTGATATGCATGTTCAAAAATTTCGTAAACAAATGACGATTAATAACGACATCTATATCATCAACAATGCTGATGTATTTAGTGTAGACACAAAAGGTAGAATGATCATGCTATATCTAACAAGTGATTGGTTTACTGAGCAAGGTTTTTCATTTTTTGAATTCCAATATACATCCAATCTGATTAAATCTTCTAATCTACTTAAAGACTTGATTTTACAGTTAGCACTTAAAAGAATTAACCACGATAATCAAGAAATGCTAGATCAACTTACAAGGGAAATTGTTCAAATCATTGGTACAGAAGCAGTTGTAGATAAAGATATTGCAGTTAATCAATATAACTATACATATTACAATGATTTAAAAGAGGAATTAGAATATATCGATAATCATATTGAAACGAGATTGACGTTGAAAGATATATCAACAGATCTTTTTATATCAAAATCAAATATTTCTTCCCAATTCCATCAATTAATAGGTATGGGCTTTAAGAGATATGTAGATACTTTAAAAATTAATAAATCAATAGAAATGCTTCTAACAACTAATGACACAATTAGTCATATTAGTGACGCATTAGGTTTTAGTAATATGTCTACATTTTCTAAAATGTTTAAAGGCTATTTGGGTGTGACGCCCAATGATTATCGTAAATTGTCTAAATATGATAAGAATGTGATGTTTAAAGTAAATATTGAAGCTGATGAAGATATTGAAGCTTTCAAAACTTATGTTGAAAATTTAGTAGAACAACATAATATTGAAAAATACGAAGATATTCAACTAGATGTTGGAACGGCTAATAAAGTTAAGCCGTTTCATAGCATTATTCAAATCCAGACAATAGAAGAAATTCGATATCTATTTTTATATGATAAGTTTGAAAAATATGACTTTTCTCGTACTGATGTTATTTTCTATATTGTGCCAACACTCACAGAAATTTGTGATGTCATGACTTATGACGACAAACGAAAAATTGCAGAGGTTATTATAGAAAGAGGTTTAAGGGTTGCTTTTAATATTGATAATTATAGAGTTATTGATCATTTAGGAATTTGCTTTAATGATGCAGTGTTAAAATTGAAAAATGCTATGAAGTCAATTCCTCATCAATATGAAGTGATTTCGGTATTCAGTTTAGATGAAAAGGAAATACGTGAAGTTTATAGAGATATTATTAAGTTTCAAGATTTGCATATTAATCATGTTATCGGTTTAGATATAACATGTTTGTTAGATGATCCTGTACTATTAAAATCTATAGAATCACAAATTAAGCGATTGAAATTCGAATATTTATTTATAGATAATGCCAAATTAAAAACATCCTATTTAATAGATGAAAATGAGCATTTATTATTAAAAAATGAGATTCAATTAAAGAATTTAAAAGCAATATTGAATGAAATTGACTTTGTAAAAGAGAAGATGATTTTACTAAATGTAGAAAACCATCAACTCATCAATGATAAAGATAATGATTTGAGCAATAGTGCACCCCTTATCATTGAAACGATATCCGCTTTAAGAGAAACGTTTGCCGGATTAGGTTTTAATTTATATGATCATACACAGCTTTTTAATACATTACACTTATTTGATAAGAACGGTTTTAAAACAACATTCGGCTTAATATTTAATGAGTTAACTTGGTTATTTAATCAAGAATATGTTGATGCAAGTTACTACAAAAAAGTAGAACTGGAAGACAGGTACGTATTATGTTTATTTGATTGGAGAATTATTGAAAACGAAGCTACAAATGAGAACTATGAAGATAGTCATGTGTATGTAAGTTTTGATCAAACGCCTCCCAATAAGAGCTACTTTATTTTTATAGGAAAAATAAATAGTTATAGTGGAAACCTAAATCATTTAATAGCCAAAGATTTAAGAAATAAATATGACTGGACAAGTGAATTTCTAGATACTATAGATTATTACTTTAAACCTATGGTAGAAGTGATTGAACATGATTTTACAGAAAAATCGCTAGACATTAATCTCAGTTATAATTCCTTTTATATGATTACTATATTTAAAAATGAATCTAAAATCAAAAGAGCGTGGCACAACTCAATTTAA
- a CDS encoding LysR family transcriptional regulator yields the protein MKIDDYRLLITLDETKTLRKAAEILYISQPAVTQRLKAIESAFGVDVFIRTKKQLITTTEGAMIIEHARDMLKRERLFFDKMQAHIGEVNGTISIGCSSLIGQTLLPEVLSLYNTQFPNVEIQVQVGSTEQIKANHRDYHVMITRGNKVMNLSNTHLFNDDHYFIYPKDRRDEVTKLPFIEFQADPIYINQIKQWYNDNLEQDYHATITVDQVATCKEMLISGVGVTILPEIMMKNIDKNMFEFEKVTIDNDPLIRSTYMSYDQSMLQLPQVDSFVNLMLNFIR from the coding sequence ATGAAAATAGATGATTATCGTTTATTAATTACATTAGACGAAACGAAAACATTAAGAAAGGCAGCAGAAATATTATATATTTCGCAACCAGCTGTCACACAACGGTTAAAAGCTATTGAAAGTGCTTTTGGAGTAGATGTTTTTATAAGAACGAAAAAGCAACTTATCACAACAACTGAAGGTGCAATGATTATCGAACATGCACGTGATATGTTGAAAAGAGAGCGTTTGTTTTTTGATAAAATGCAGGCACATATAGGGGAGGTCAATGGAACAATCTCTATTGGTTGTTCTTCTTTGATAGGCCAAACACTACTACCTGAAGTATTAAGTTTATATAATACTCAATTTCCTAATGTTGAAATTCAAGTACAAGTAGGTTCTACAGAACAGATTAAGGCAAATCATAGAGATTATCATGTCATGATTACTAGAGGAAATAAGGTCATGAATTTATCTAACACGCATTTGTTTAATGACGATCACTATTTTATCTATCCTAAAGATAGACGTGATGAAGTTACAAAACTACCATTTATTGAATTCCAAGCTGATCCCATTTATATTAATCAAATTAAGCAATGGTATAACGATAATTTAGAACAAGATTATCATGCGACGATAACTGTTGACCAAGTTGCTACATGTAAAGAAATGTTAATTAGTGGTGTAGGGGTAACGATTTTACCTGAAATTATGATGAAAAACATAGATAAGAATATGTTTGAATTTGAAAAAGTGACTATAGATAATGATCCACTTATTCGTTCAACTTATATGAGCTATGATCAAAGTATGTTACAACTACCTCAAGTAGACTCATTTGTTAATTTAATGTTGAATTTTATTCGTTAG
- a CDS encoding cupin domain-containing protein, with product MTNAQYWIDQLQMTPHPEGGYFKESIRQGSSNSIRAAFSSIYFLLTPNDISHFHRIDADEVWYYHAGQSLTIHMIMPDGKYEAVQLGTNIEAGEVLQYVVPKDTIFASSFEHNEGFCLVGCMCQPAFEYKHFELFKAHELLALYPEHQTVIDKYALKDK from the coding sequence ATGACTAACGCACAATATTGGATTGATCAACTACAAATGACACCTCATCCAGAAGGTGGGTATTTTAAGGAAAGTATACGTCAAGGCTCTTCGAATTCAATAAGAGCTGCATTCAGTAGTATATATTTTCTATTAACACCAAATGATATTTCACATTTTCATCGAATTGATGCTGACGAAGTGTGGTACTATCATGCTGGCCAATCTTTAACTATTCATATGATTATGCCTGATGGTAAATACGAAGCGGTACAATTAGGTACTAATATTGAAGCGGGAGAAGTTTTGCAGTATGTTGTACCTAAAGATACTATTTTTGCATCTTCTTTTGAACATAATGAAGGGTTCTGTTTAGTAGGTTGTATGTGTCAACCTGCGTTTGAATATAAGCATTTTGAATTATTTAAAGCACATGAATTATTAGCATTATATCCAGAACATCAAACAGTTATAGATAAATATGCCCTAAAAGATAAATAG
- a CDS encoding YebC/PmpR family DNA-binding transcriptional regulator, translating to MGRKWNNIKEKKAQKDKNTSRIYAKFGKEIYVAAKSGEPNPESNQALRLVLERAKTYSVPNHIIDKAIDKAKGAGEENYDHLRYEGFGPSGSMLIVDALTNNVNRTASDVRAAFGKNGGNMGVSGSVAYMFDHTATFGIEGKSADDVLEELMEQDVDVRDVIDAEGLTIVYAEPDQFAQVQDALRQAGVEDFKVAEFEMLPQTDIELSPEDQETFEKLVDALEDLEDVQNVFHNVDLK from the coding sequence ATGGGACGTAAGTGGAATAATATTAAAGAGAAAAAGGCTCAAAAAGATAAAAATACAAGTAGAATTTATGCTAAATTTGGTAAAGAAATATACGTAGCAGCAAAATCAGGTGAACCGAATCCTGAATCTAACCAAGCCTTACGATTAGTATTAGAACGTGCAAAAACATATTCCGTACCAAACCATATTATTGATAAAGCAATCGATAAAGCTAAAGGTGCTGGAGAAGAAAACTATGACCACTTAAGATATGAAGGTTTTGGTCCTAGTGGTTCAATGTTAATCGTTGATGCACTTACAAATAATGTGAATAGAACAGCGTCTGATGTTCGTGCGGCTTTCGGTAAAAATGGTGGTAACATGGGCGTTTCAGGTTCAGTTGCTTACATGTTTGATCATACGGCTACGTTTGGTATTGAAGGTAAGTCTGCTGATGATGTATTAGAAGAGTTGATGGAACAAGATGTAGATGTTAGAGATGTGATTGATGCTGAAGGTTTAACAATTGTTTATGCAGAGCCAGATCAATTTGCACAAGTTCAAGATGCACTAAGACAAGCAGGCGTTGAAGACTTCAAAGTAGCAGAGTTTGAAATGTTACCTCAAACAGATATTGAGTTATCACCTGAAGATCAAGAGACTTTTGAAAAATTAGTAGATGCATTAGAAGATCTTGAAGATGTTCAAAATGTATTCCATAATGTGGATTTAAAATAA
- a CDS encoding inorganic phosphate transporter yields MEYILIVTIAIVIFSLIFDFINGFHDTANAVATAVSTRALTPRTAILLAAVMNFIGALAFTGVAGTITKDIVDPFKLQHGLVVVLAAIIAAIAWNLITWLYGIPSSSSHALIGSIAGAAIASEGSFGVLHYQGFTKIIIVLIVSPIVAFCVGFIMYSIVKVVFKNANLTRANRNFRFLQIFTAALQSFSHGTNDAQKSMGIITLALIVANIQNGSNVEPALWVKIACATAMGLGTAVGGWKIIKTVGGNIMKIRPANGAAADLSSALTIFVASSLHFPLSTTHVVSSSILGVGASNRAKGVRWSTAQRMLITWVITLPISAVLAALVYFIMHFFLK; encoded by the coding sequence ATGGAATATATTTTAATCGTCACGATAGCTATAGTTATATTTTCATTAATATTTGACTTTATCAATGGTTTCCATGATACAGCCAATGCTGTAGCTACAGCCGTATCTACGAGAGCATTAACTCCAAGAACAGCCATTTTATTAGCAGCAGTTATGAACTTTATTGGTGCTTTAGCATTTACTGGAGTCGCTGGTACGATAACAAAAGACATTGTAGATCCATTTAAATTACAACATGGATTGGTTGTAGTTTTAGCAGCAATTATCGCTGCGATTGCATGGAACTTAATCACTTGGTTATATGGTATTCCAAGTTCATCATCACATGCTTTAATTGGTTCAATCGCAGGTGCAGCTATTGCTTCAGAAGGATCATTTGGAGTTTTACATTATCAAGGTTTCACTAAAATTATTATCGTATTAATCGTATCTCCAATTGTTGCTTTCTGCGTTGGTTTTATTATGTATTCAATTGTTAAAGTCGTATTTAAAAATGCTAACTTAACACGTGCTAATCGTAACTTTAGATTCCTACAAATCTTCACTGCAGCGTTACAATCATTCTCACATGGTACTAACGATGCGCAAAAATCAATGGGGATCATTACTTTAGCTTTAATCGTTGCTAATATTCAAAATGGTTCAAACGTAGAACCAGCATTATGGGTTAAAATTGCATGTGCTACTGCTATGGGTCTTGGTACAGCAGTCGGTGGTTGGAAAATCATCAAAACTGTTGGTGGTAATATTATGAAAATCAGACCAGCGAATGGTGCTGCAGCTGACTTGTCATCTGCGTTAACTATTTTCGTAGCATCATCATTACATTTCCCACTTTCAACTACACACGTTGTATCTTCATCAATTTTAGGTGTTGGTGCTTCTAACCGTGCGAAAGGTGTTAGATGGAGTACAGCACAACGTATGTTAATTACTTGGGTAATTACATTACCTATTTCAGCAGTATTAGCAGCACTTGTATACTTTATCATGCATTTCTTCTTAAAATAA
- a CDS encoding DUF402 domain-containing protein has protein sequence MKVKYIDKRHWRRLIEREYTEVKVNNNRFKGIIGLVTMKKVREPLEVTVVGQNIIVADDNYKWLQILPEKKRYSLTVMFDDKGNPLEYYFDINIKNITQKGNARTLDLCLDVLVLPDGSYELVDEDDLLFALQNGQISQKQYHEAYIIAHQLMIEIVENFDDIQSKVMKCYHKINQKYKKNKHNHPFKSKKVHRVKSSDKK, from the coding sequence GTGAAAGTAAAATATATAGACAAACGTCACTGGCGTCGCCTGATTGAAAGAGAATATACAGAGGTTAAAGTTAATAATAATAGATTTAAAGGTATTATAGGCTTGGTCACGATGAAGAAAGTACGTGAACCTTTAGAGGTGACGGTAGTTGGTCAAAATATTATAGTCGCAGATGATAATTATAAATGGTTACAAATATTACCTGAAAAAAAGAGATATAGTTTGACCGTTATGTTTGATGATAAGGGGAATCCACTAGAATATTATTTTGATATTAATATTAAAAATATCACTCAAAAAGGGAATGCACGTACTTTAGATTTATGTTTAGACGTTTTAGTATTGCCCGACGGATCGTATGAATTAGTTGATGAAGATGATTTGTTATTCGCATTACAAAATGGGCAAATTAGCCAAAAGCAATATCACGAGGCATATATTATTGCGCATCAGTTAATGATTGAAATTGTAGAAAATTTTGATGATATACAGAGCAAAGTGATGAAATGTTATCATAAAATCAATCAAAAATATAAGAAAAATAAACACAATCATCCATTTAAAAGTAAAAAAGTGCATCGAGTAAAATCGTCTGATAAAAAATAA
- a CDS encoding transcriptional regulator, SarA/Rot family, with translation MNKEKLDKLLEFYKQYKALSEYIDQKYKLTLNDLAVLDLAEKNCQEEQMLMQTFLKIAISELELSRTKLLVSIRRLIEKDKLSKVRSKEDERKIYLYMNQDNMKEFNALFNDVEEYLNI, from the coding sequence TTGAATAAAGAGAAGTTAGATAAGTTATTAGAATTTTACAAACAATATAAAGCATTATCTGAATATATAGATCAAAAATATAAGTTAACATTAAATGATTTAGCTGTTTTAGACTTGGCAGAAAAGAATTGTCAAGAAGAACAAATGTTAATGCAAACATTTTTAAAAATTGCTATTTCAGAATTAGAATTGAGCAGAACTAAATTATTAGTTTCTATTCGTAGACTGATTGAAAAAGATAAATTAAGTAAAGTAAGATCTAAAGAAGACGAAAGAAAAATTTATCTATATATGAATCAAGACAACATGAAAGAATTTAATGCTTTATTCAATGATGTTGAAGAATATTTAAATATTTAA